A single window of Nicotiana sylvestris chromosome 5, ASM39365v2, whole genome shotgun sequence DNA harbors:
- the LOC104246376 gene encoding uncharacterized protein: MAATSEEEQLRLVRFKKYYPPTFSGLALEDAHGFLMKCHRILRTMGIAKMSGVAFTTFQLNGAAYQWWRVYELGSAANASSLSWTQFSDMFLREFVPQTLRDACARSLNSCARGTMLVSEYAVRFSDLSRHVPTLVSIVRERVCRFIEGLIHDIRFSIARELETGVTFQ, encoded by the coding sequence ATGGCAGCAACATCTGAGGAGGAACAACTTAGACTTGTGAGGTTCAAGAAGTATTACCCTCCTACCTTCAGTGGTTTGGCTTTAGAGGATGCACATGGTTTTCTAATGAAGTGCCACCGCattctccgcactatgggtattgcGAAGATGAGTGGGGTTGCTTTTACTACGTTCCAGCTTAACGGAGCGGCATATCAGTGGTGGCGAGTGTACGAGTTGGGTAGCGCGGCCAATGCATCTTCACTTTCATGGACACAATTCTCAgacatgtttttgagagagtttgttccccaGACTCTTCGGGATGCATGCGCGCGAAGTTTAAACAGTTGCGCTAGGGGCACTATGTTGGTGTCAGAATATGCCGTTAGATTCAGTGATTTGTCCAGACATGTACCTACTTTGGTTTCTATAGTTAGAGAGCGAGTCTgtaggttcattgagggactcattcatgATATCCGATTCAGCATAGCCCGGGAGTTGGAGACGGGTGTTACATTCCAGTAG